Proteins encoded by one window of Nostoc sp. PCC 7120 = FACHB-418:
- the mobV gene encoding MobV family relaxase → MAYAIARLKKLKRGNISGSASHTARERETPNADPTQKNIRFIGSLDPDERLEDLVLAKIGDSEQRRKIRTDAVYCVEFLLSASPSYFRPDCPTNAGYYKPQKLDDWVEATHQWLADEYGDRIVRAELHLDEATPHIHAYFVPIDDQGQLRCNHFFDGRQKIHAFQDSYYNTMHLIGLERGIKGSKAKHQDIKDFYRIVEEGRDLEVDELSAAQLKAKAADRDRATERKQEMEATAKALASENEELRRRIEQLEQDNQQLRLKSEWSTDLALDDVAWELGLWRKGNEWVGRNHIINIDGSGFTDFGNGLVLSGYGALDLVKHVNQCNQTSAIAWLGERFGKAGAERTAIAHAKKVAADIIQTQSAPQFTLPVEEKSNWSRVENYLTQKRGIPSDCVQMLHNQGLIYADSKANAVFVMRDLDGNTKGAFLQGTANTFSGYELGTKRRSCWFYFSLGGKATDKSSQAVLCESPIDAISLFVLEYHVKGIPDNRTLYMAVDDTSSLPFERLRHVPHVQVAFIQPNMARTVKELLPKSKLLKCETLDWNTQLVNSSRQLQQRRLQQNNQELEL, encoded by the coding sequence ATGGCATACGCGATCGCCCGATTAAAAAAATTAAAGCGGGGCAATATATCAGGGAGTGCATCTCACACCGCACGAGAACGTGAAACTCCTAACGCAGATCCCACCCAAAAAAATATTAGGTTCATCGGTAGCCTTGACCCGGATGAACGATTAGAGGATTTAGTCTTAGCCAAGATAGGGGACTCGGAGCAGAGGCGAAAAATTCGCACTGATGCAGTTTACTGTGTAGAGTTTTTGCTAAGTGCCTCCCCCAGTTATTTCCGTCCTGATTGCCCAACCAATGCTGGTTACTATAAACCCCAAAAATTGGATGATTGGGTAGAAGCGACTCACCAGTGGTTGGCGGATGAATATGGCGATCGCATTGTCAGAGCCGAGTTACACCTGGATGAAGCCACCCCCCATATTCACGCTTACTTTGTGCCAATTGATGATCAAGGGCAATTGCGCTGTAATCATTTCTTTGACGGCAGGCAAAAAATCCACGCCTTTCAAGATTCTTACTACAACACGATGCACCTGATTGGGCTGGAGCGTGGCATCAAGGGCAGTAAAGCCAAGCACCAGGACATCAAGGATTTTTACCGCATTGTGGAGGAGGGGCGAGATTTAGAGGTTGATGAGCTAAGTGCAGCGCAATTAAAGGCTAAAGCGGCTGACCGAGACAGAGCGACTGAGCGTAAACAGGAGATGGAAGCTACAGCCAAAGCTCTAGCGAGTGAAAATGAAGAGCTACGGCGACGAATTGAGCAATTAGAGCAAGATAATCAGCAATTACGACTCAAGAGCGAATGGTCAACTGATTTAGCTTTGGATGATGTTGCTTGGGAGTTGGGACTGTGGCGTAAAGGCAATGAGTGGGTGGGAAGAAACCACATCATTAATATAGATGGCTCTGGATTTACTGACTTTGGCAATGGTTTAGTATTGTCGGGTTATGGGGCGCTCGACTTGGTGAAACACGTTAATCAATGCAACCAAACCAGTGCCATCGCATGGTTGGGGGAACGATTTGGGAAAGCTGGCGCAGAACGTACAGCGATCGCTCATGCTAAAAAAGTTGCGGCTGACATTATCCAGACTCAAAGCGCACCCCAATTTACCCTACCCGTTGAGGAAAAATCTAACTGGTCAAGAGTTGAAAATTACCTTACCCAAAAACGGGGAATCCCCTCTGATTGCGTACAGATGCTACATAACCAAGGGCTAATTTATGCCGACTCAAAAGCAAATGCCGTGTTTGTCATGCGGGATCTCGACGGGAATACCAAAGGCGCATTTTTACAAGGGACAGCTAATACATTCTCTGGTTATGAATTAGGTACTAAGCGCCGCTCTTGTTGGTTTTACTTTTCTTTAGGTGGCAAAGCAACTGATAAAAGCTCTCAAGCAGTGCTGTGTGAATCTCCCATTGATGCTATTTCACTGTTTGTACTGGAATATCACGTTAAAGGAATACCAGACAACAGAACACTTTACATGGCAGTAGACGACACCTCAAGTTTACCTTTTGAACGATTACGTCATGTTCCTCATGTACAAGTAGCTTTTATTCAACCAAATATGGCACGGACTGTTAAAGAACTACTGCCAAAATCGAAGTTACTCAAGTGTGAAACTCTTGATTGGAATACGCAGTTAGTCAATTCCTCTCGTCAATTACAACAACGGCGTTTACAACAAAACAATCAAGAATTAGAGCTATAG
- a CDS encoding ATP-binding protein, producing the protein MNNELIKQIFSLIKLNNKLIAVESPLQERLKLLTNLASQCQQHNINCYLWTLEDDALHQLETNKEGLTLHPINQYQAIAKNRRENYFEILQFWKTTNLQGILILEGIFPWLGESTTDPDFFLTAEWIKSALINLKLYNCNAQKTAILLGPNASLSSDIAPYIPTLIQQLPIIEEIKTHLPQVLPDYSADEIHATAIASVGMYLADIDYGIRQAIAPEVTPLELRQKLSAYKIELFKRIYNIQFLQPPSTPIGGLELMQQAFKTYKRLLTTLAKAYNLRLPKGILLIGPPGTGKSYSAKASSAQLGLPLIILEWGNFRSYGNLAEYKLKNLLALVDRINRVILYLDDFDKGFAGDDDLSKRLAGMLLTWMQERTSEVLIIASANNIEWLPPELTRSGRFDEIFKVDLPNYGERHEIFKIHLARFDARFRNGGDGYTEPEWKRLLKATQRCVGAEIGAIVERAAVFTFCQMFSEDVLSVSELPPLEITLSALLTARQNMNPLAIREADRVESMRNKAALQGQASSPVDSSIYSLGNIDIFG; encoded by the coding sequence ATGAATAATGAGTTAATCAAGCAAATCTTCTCTCTAATCAAACTTAACAATAAGCTGATAGCTGTCGAGTCTCCATTACAAGAAAGACTCAAACTTTTGACAAATCTTGCCAGTCAATGCCAGCAACATAACATTAACTGTTACCTATGGACGCTGGAAGATGACGCGCTACACCAGTTAGAGACTAATAAGGAGGGATTAACTTTACATCCAATTAACCAGTATCAGGCGATCGCCAAAAACCGACGCGAAAATTACTTTGAAATTCTCCAATTCTGGAAAACTACCAATTTACAAGGCATTCTCATACTTGAGGGTATATTTCCCTGGCTGGGAGAATCTACCACTGACCCTGATTTTTTCTTAACTGCCGAGTGGATCAAGTCAGCCCTAATTAACCTGAAGTTGTACAATTGCAATGCCCAAAAGACAGCAATACTTTTAGGCCCTAACGCTAGTCTGTCATCTGATATTGCACCCTATATTCCGACACTCATTCAACAACTGCCAATTATCGAGGAAATTAAAACTCACTTACCCCAAGTATTACCTGATTACAGCGCAGACGAAATTCATGCGACTGCGATCGCCTCAGTAGGAATGTACTTAGCAGATATCGACTATGGCATTCGACAGGCGATTGCGCCTGAAGTTACACCACTGGAGTTAAGACAAAAGCTTTCGGCTTACAAAATAGAACTGTTCAAGCGGATTTATAATATTCAATTTCTCCAACCCCCTAGCACTCCTATCGGTGGACTGGAACTGATGCAGCAGGCATTTAAAACTTACAAGCGCCTGTTAACGACACTGGCGAAAGCTTACAATCTGCGCTTACCCAAGGGGATTTTACTTATCGGCCCACCGGGAACTGGAAAATCATACTCGGCTAAAGCAAGTTCGGCACAGTTAGGACTGCCTCTGATTATCTTGGAGTGGGGGAATTTCCGCAGCTACGGCAATCTTGCTGAGTACAAATTAAAAAACTTACTCGCACTGGTAGACCGAATCAATCGTGTCATCCTCTATCTTGATGACTTTGATAAGGGATTCGCTGGGGATGATGATTTATCCAAACGCCTAGCTGGTATGCTTTTGACCTGGATGCAAGAGCGCACTAGTGAGGTTTTAATTATCGCTTCGGCTAACAATATTGAATGGCTACCACCAGAGTTAACCAGAAGTGGTCGCTTTGACGAGATTTTCAAAGTCGATTTACCCAATTATGGAGAACGGCACGAAATATTCAAGATTCACTTAGCCCGTTTTGATGCTCGGTTCCGCAATGGAGGTGATGGGTACACCGAACCTGAATGGAAAAGGTTGCTCAAAGCCACACAACGCTGTGTTGGTGCGGAGATTGGGGCAATTGTCGAACGTGCCGCCGTCTTTACTTTCTGTCAAATGTTCAGTGAAGATGTTTTGTCAGTTAGTGAACTTCCACCGTTAGAAATTACGCTCTCAGCATTGTTAACTGCAAGGCAGAACATGAATCCTCTGGCCATCCGTGAGGCTGACCGGGTTGAAAGTATGCGGAATAAAGCGGCTTTGCAAGGTCAAGCATCTAGTCCGGTCGATTCATCTATATATAGTCTCGGCAATATCGATATTTTTGGATAA
- a CDS encoding DUF192 domain-containing protein, with translation MQIKIINSEKDLYVAAFKLLNILGPVAGVSIIIATVAISYVETRPQQLPLTHILTQNNQTFKLEVASTPEQLEKGLKFRASLSRDRGMLFNLGGEIYNVPFWMYKVNFPLDIFYIKDNVVTTVVYNAQPCHKLPCPIYKGRVDNQVLELPNGVANIKVGDRLKIQPLSTLPKNDIGFDSGDSLRSK, from the coding sequence ATGCAAATTAAGATCATTAATTCCGAGAAGGATTTATACGTTGCTGCTTTTAAGCTACTGAATATACTGGGGCCTGTCGCTGGAGTATCAATCATCATTGCTACTGTGGCGATCAGTTACGTCGAAACTCGTCCCCAGCAGTTACCCCTCACTCACATCCTCACCCAAAACAACCAGACATTTAAGCTAGAAGTCGCCTCTACGCCAGAGCAATTAGAGAAGGGGCTGAAATTTCGAGCATCCTTATCCAGAGATCGCGGAATGTTATTTAATCTGGGGGGCGAAATTTACAATGTACCTTTCTGGATGTACAAGGTAAATTTTCCATTGGACATCTTTTACATCAAGGACAATGTGGTGACAACGGTGGTTTACAACGCCCAACCTTGTCACAAACTTCCATGCCCCATTTATAAAGGTCGGGTGGACAATCAGGTGCTTGAGCTTCCAAACGGCGTTGCCAATATCAAGGTAGGGGATAGGCTCAAAATCCAGCCGTTATCAACTTTGCCCAAAAATGATATCGGTTTTGATAGCGGCGATTCTTTGAGAAGTAAGTAG
- a CDS encoding restriction endonuclease, with the protein MNQLIIIFILALILACLLLLGSKKSRYLPKNIRHQRRITKGEAVLERINKIIAEHQESLPAVLAYLRKIDPLVFEELLLSSFQRQGYKIKRNQRYTGDGGIDGHVWLHGQMYLVQAKRYKDSIKAEHLEEFAQVIVRHKASGGFFVHTGTTLAKSKSVLQQHPEIKLLSGQRLVDFLRCL; encoded by the coding sequence GTGAATCAACTAATCATAATTTTCATACTAGCTCTGATTTTGGCTTGCTTGTTGTTGCTCGGAAGCAAGAAAAGCCGATATCTGCCAAAAAACATCAGGCATCAAAGACGGATTACAAAAGGTGAAGCTGTACTAGAGAGAATCAACAAAATCATTGCAGAACACCAAGAATCACTACCTGCTGTACTAGCATATCTCCGCAAGATAGATCCGCTTGTTTTTGAAGAATTGCTTCTGTCTAGTTTTCAGCGTCAGGGTTACAAAATAAAACGTAACCAACGTTACACCGGGGATGGTGGGATAGATGGTCATGTTTGGCTGCATGGTCAAATGTATCTGGTGCAAGCAAAACGTTATAAAGATTCTATTAAAGCCGAACATTTAGAGGAATTTGCTCAAGTTATTGTTCGTCACAAGGCGAGTGGTGGGTTCTTTGTTCACACTGGCACGACTCTGGCTAAGTCTAAATCTGTTTTGCAGCAGCATCCAGAAATCAAGTTGCTGAGTGGACAAAGGTTGGTGGATTTTCTTAGATGTTTATAG
- a CDS encoding tyrosine-type recombinase/integrase — MREDTTRQIDLVLSTPLPLTLHPAAVYLSSLSPTSRRTMEKALNVIARLLTSNQCDAMSLDWSKLRYQHTAAIRAIFIEQYSPATTNRMLCAMRRVLKESLRLGFMSAQDYQYAIDLKSVRGDSGLPGRLIKPEEITSLLRNCLQDNVIGIRDAALIGILSSCGLRRSEAVALEMNDFNREDNLLTVRQGKGGKSRRVYLPPGVVGILNDWLKIRGKSSGALICPVKRGGHIHIQHLTDQAVMAICQKRADSTGIKPFSPHDFRRTFVTRLLESGIDVLTVSQLAGHVNLATTQKYDLRGEAAKRKAVECLNFLYENFF; from the coding sequence ATGAGAGAAGACACAACAAGGCAAATCGATTTAGTGTTGTCCACACCACTGCCGTTGACACTTCATCCGGCGGCAGTGTATTTGTCGAGTTTGAGTCCTACTTCACGGCGGACAATGGAAAAGGCATTGAATGTAATTGCACGATTGCTAACTAGCAACCAATGCGATGCAATGTCCTTAGATTGGTCAAAATTACGCTACCAGCACACAGCAGCAATCAGAGCTATATTCATTGAGCAGTATTCCCCAGCAACAACTAATAGAATGCTTTGTGCCATGCGGCGAGTGCTAAAGGAAAGTTTACGCTTGGGGTTCATGAGCGCACAAGATTACCAGTATGCAATAGACCTCAAAAGTGTGCGTGGTGATTCAGGGTTGCCAGGAAGATTAATAAAGCCAGAAGAAATTACTTCCCTGTTACGTAATTGTCTCCAAGATAATGTGATTGGCATAAGAGATGCAGCACTTATAGGAATTTTAAGTAGTTGTGGATTGCGAAGGTCTGAGGCAGTAGCCCTAGAAATGAATGATTTTAACCGTGAAGATAATTTATTAACGGTGCGGCAGGGTAAAGGAGGAAAATCGCGCAGAGTCTACTTGCCTCCTGGGGTTGTTGGTATTTTGAATGATTGGTTGAAAATCAGGGGAAAATCGTCAGGAGCTTTAATTTGTCCAGTCAAGCGTGGTGGACACATTCATATTCAACATTTAACAGATCAAGCAGTCATGGCGATTTGTCAAAAACGTGCTGACAGCACCGGAATTAAACCTTTTAGTCCTCACGATTTTCGTCGGACATTTGTCACTAGGCTGTTGGAATCCGGCATTGATGTTCTGACAGTCAGCCAATTAGCAGGTCATGTGAATTTAGCTACCACTCAAAAGTATGACTTGCGTGGTGAAGCTGCAAAACGCAAAGCTGTTGAGTGTCTCAACTTCCTCTATGAAAATTTCTTTTAA
- a CDS encoding type IV secretion system DNA-binding domain-containing protein, which yields MPKSSKNLKDKLGKGKLENEQINVVKMLTPFEDIIHLAGICDISLGGRQGIGALILKKDESIQIKFCFDCLGVHPNLPTEQMLAIFEGIEAGLKEIPEGESLTIHLGSFTSDYSRQQELSLLESNCSIDQLKLLSRSERLRTKELTQSGIRKNKFLRLWCTYTVVADDERKSDFIESIIRKLEKGWFSFTGEIHAINNTRIENILQNSFNDGFLQWSAILGNKMKLGIRVLSVDEMWSVIWQQFNHSTPPTIPNPLKIDSVEGLVETQTSDFHIRHQMLENEESVPFFDRKWVKIQNKYIGALNFSQKPGGWYDEQAQLRYLWELISRDSIYDTEIVCQLTKANQTISKTNLQRITKQSITSTSLSTEKGNIDVKSGMNIEEAVEAQKTIYKGSVVVHSAVAFLVHRKTTKELDEACRYLASYFLRPAVVDREVECAWKIWLQCCPFVWEPLLTKPFNRRLPYFSSEAPGLMPLIRTATGDRTGFELIAEEGGTPVHLDLYQNHKNLAVFGATRSGKSVLVAGILTPALAQDIPVVALDYPKPDGTSTFTDYTNLLGEDGAYFDISKESNNLFELPDLRSLDAELRNERLNDFKEFLKSVLMTMVIGTSMIGVSPSMITNIESIIALTLKTFFNDDEIKLRYKLAIIQGFGSKEWSETPTLKDFYNFCSPAFIQLDSIASHSQEISEALQQIRLRINYWLNTRVGQSISRPSSFRTNAKLLVFALRNLSSEADAAILALSAYAAALRRALSSKASIFFLDEAPILFQFDAIADLIGRLCANGAKSGIRVILSAQEAETIYQTKAAQKIFSNITTRLVGRIQSSAVDPFIVRFKYPTEIIRVNSTEAFYPKKEGIYSNWLLDDNGKLTFCRYYPAYCLLASVANNPNEQELRSLFLKEYKDNPLLGLVKFSEDYIKMIRGEELSQLAKTLLSNLHSKQVA from the coding sequence ATGCCAAAGTCTTCTAAAAATTTGAAAGATAAACTAGGGAAAGGTAAGTTAGAAAATGAGCAGATTAACGTTGTTAAAATGCTCACTCCTTTTGAAGATATTATCCATTTGGCAGGGATATGTGACATAAGCTTAGGAGGGAGACAAGGGATAGGTGCATTAATTCTGAAAAAAGATGAGAGTATTCAAATTAAATTCTGCTTTGATTGCTTGGGGGTGCATCCTAATTTACCAACAGAGCAAATGTTAGCTATTTTTGAGGGGATAGAAGCGGGACTAAAAGAAATCCCAGAAGGTGAAAGCTTAACAATACATTTAGGTTCGTTTACCTCAGACTACAGCAGACAACAAGAATTATCGCTCTTAGAATCCAATTGCTCTATTGACCAGTTAAAACTATTAAGTCGTAGTGAAAGATTAAGAACTAAAGAACTAACGCAAAGTGGGATTAGAAAGAACAAGTTTCTGAGACTATGGTGTACTTATACTGTGGTGGCTGACGATGAACGGAAGAGTGATTTTATAGAATCTATTATTAGAAAATTAGAGAAGGGATGGTTTAGCTTTACAGGCGAAATTCATGCCATAAATAATACGCGGATTGAGAATATTCTCCAAAATTCATTCAATGATGGATTTTTGCAGTGGTCAGCTATCTTGGGGAATAAGATGAAATTGGGAATTAGAGTTCTCAGTGTTGATGAAATGTGGTCAGTTATTTGGCAGCAATTTAATCACTCTACTCCTCCAACAATTCCTAACCCTTTAAAAATCGACTCTGTAGAGGGACTAGTAGAAACTCAAACCAGTGATTTCCACATCAGGCATCAGATGTTGGAGAACGAGGAGTCTGTACCATTTTTCGACAGGAAATGGGTAAAAATCCAAAATAAATATATTGGGGCGCTCAATTTCAGTCAAAAACCGGGGGGCTGGTATGACGAACAAGCACAACTACGCTATTTGTGGGAGTTAATTTCTAGGGATAGCATATATGATACAGAAATCGTTTGTCAGTTAACAAAGGCAAACCAAACTATCTCAAAAACCAACCTACAACGCATTACTAAACAGTCAATCACTAGCACTTCTTTATCTACAGAGAAAGGAAATATTGATGTTAAATCAGGCATGAATATTGAGGAAGCGGTGGAGGCACAGAAGACGATATATAAAGGTAGTGTTGTTGTACATAGTGCAGTGGCTTTTCTCGTTCACCGCAAGACGACTAAAGAATTAGATGAGGCTTGCCGATATCTAGCTAGTTATTTTCTACGTCCGGCGGTAGTTGATAGGGAAGTTGAGTGTGCCTGGAAGATATGGTTGCAGTGTTGTCCCTTCGTGTGGGAGCCACTGTTAACTAAGCCATTCAACCGCCGACTACCTTACTTTAGTTCGGAAGCGCCGGGGTTAATGCCATTGATTAGAACTGCCACAGGCGATCGCACTGGATTTGAGTTAATAGCAGAAGAAGGCGGCACACCTGTACACCTGGACTTATACCAAAACCACAAGAATCTGGCTGTGTTTGGTGCAACTCGTTCAGGTAAATCTGTGTTAGTCGCGGGGATATTAACCCCAGCCCTAGCACAAGATATTCCGGTAGTCGCACTAGACTATCCTAAACCAGACGGTACTTCTACTTTCACCGACTACACCAATCTACTGGGTGAAGATGGAGCATACTTTGACATCTCCAAAGAGTCAAACAATCTTTTTGAGCTTCCTGATTTGCGCTCTTTAGATGCAGAACTAAGAAATGAGCGATTGAACGATTTCAAAGAATTTCTTAAATCAGTGCTGATGACAATGGTGATCGGCACAAGCATGATTGGTGTTAGCCCCTCAATGATCACTAATATTGAATCAATCATTGCGTTAACATTAAAAACGTTTTTTAATGATGACGAAATTAAATTGCGGTACAAACTAGCGATAATTCAGGGGTTTGGGAGTAAGGAATGGAGCGAGACTCCCACTCTTAAAGACTTTTATAATTTTTGTTCTCCCGCATTTATACAATTAGATTCTATTGCTAGTCATAGTCAAGAAATTTCCGAAGCCTTGCAGCAAATCAGGCTGAGAATAAATTATTGGTTAAATACCAGGGTTGGGCAATCAATATCACGCCCATCCAGCTTTAGAACTAATGCCAAATTATTGGTTTTTGCTTTACGTAATTTATCAAGTGAGGCTGATGCAGCGATACTTGCTCTTAGTGCTTATGCGGCAGCTTTACGTCGCGCACTCTCATCAAAAGCTTCGATATTCTTTCTTGATGAAGCGCCAATTTTATTTCAATTTGACGCGATCGCTGACCTAATTGGGCGATTGTGTGCCAACGGTGCTAAATCTGGTATTCGCGTTATACTTTCGGCTCAAGAAGCTGAGACTATATACCAAACTAAAGCGGCACAGAAGATATTTAGCAATATCACTACTCGCTTAGTAGGCAGGATTCAATCATCGGCTGTTGATCCGTTTATTGTTCGCTTTAAATATCCCACCGAAATTATTAGGGTCAACAGCACGGAAGCTTTTTATCCGAAAAAGGAGGGAATTTATTCTAATTGGCTCTTAGATGATAATGGCAAACTCACATTCTGTAGATACTATCCGGCTTACTGTTTATTAGCTTCCGTTGCTAATAATCCCAATGAGCAGGAATTACGCAGTTTGTTTCTCAAAGAATACAAAGATAATCCTCTACTTGGTTTAGTCAAGTTTTCGGAGGATTATATCAAGATGATTAGAGGGGAAGAATTATCCCAATTAGCTAAAACTTTGCTCTCAAATTTACATTCAAAGCAGGTAGCGTAA